TTCAGACATAAAGGAATAAATCATCAGATATTAAAACGACCGTCAACCTATCTTCATCGTTCATTTTTATAGCCAATCTCATCCAATTTCAACACTTATATCCGGCTATAGTATAGATACCCCAATAAAAAACCGTACATAACTACTGGAATTCAGTTACAGGAAATGCCTCTTCTACATGAACCGATAAATTTAAAGCAATACTGATTTTGGGGCTGGTATCATTTTAATAAATACTAATGCTTTTTTTGCTTTGTGCCGCAGCAGTGACCGTATATTGGGGTTCACATTTTTTCAGGTATCGTTACCACGGTAATGTGGAATGGTCGCCTGATGGCCCTAAATAAGAACCTTGCGACCATTCCAAAATGCTTAACTCCTAAAACTTCCAACCCATTCTTTGAACCTTCCGAACTGCTCCGCCAGGAAAGATTCTTTCTCTTCCTCTTGTGCGTGTGTATCAGCATATTCCGGCAGAATGTGCTCGAAATAGGTGCCTTTCAATATTCTCCGCAACAGCCCCTCTCCTATAAACGGCTGATTGTCGTTCAGTGTTTTGGTGGCTTTCAACAAGTGGCGGATATCATATTGCAACGGGTTAATATCCGGCACCTGCTTGTTCAGGTTCAGCAGTGTATACACCGCAACACGTGCCGTGCGCACAGAGCTTTCCATCGTGAACACCACATCGTTATTCGTTTCTACAAACTGCCCGATCAAAGCAAGATTGCTGCATCCTTCAGGCACTACTTTCGGACGGTCTCCTTTAGCCCGGGGCATAAACATCGACGTAATGTAGGGCATGTAAGCAGTACGTACAATGGTATTTGCCACTACGTTATCGATCTGATCTGCAATCCCCAGGTGGTAACACAATTCAGTAAGGATCTCATTGCCGGTACAAGCCGGCATCGTCTTCTTAATGCAGTTCCCTTCCTTATCCATAAACAGCGCGTACACCCATAATACAAGAATGTCGTCCGGCTGTGTCGGGAAATGCGGCTGGCGATTACAGGTAAAACTCATCAGCCAGTTGGAATCGGTGATGGTAATAATGCCGCCCGTAACGGTTTTGCCGGAATACGGATCGTTGACGGCATAGGTTTTCAGTTTTTCTACCAGCGCAGAAGGCCTGCAGGTGAGGGTTACCGACTCCCAGGATGACTTTTCAATGCTGGAACAGAATTTTTCCGGTTTACCGAACACTACAGATTTTGCCGCCAGGTTCTTCCACAATTTCCATCCCGCACTCTGGCCGCTGGTGCTGTTGTCTACTACCGATACAGGCGCGGTGGTGTTATTACCGTAAGAGGTATCTTCGGTCATTGAACCCGTAGTAACGATCACATAGTCGTTCTCCGTAACCGGAATCACTACTTCTTTCCCCTCCTGTTCAGTAATGATCCCTTTCACCACTTTACCTTCCGCATTGATGCGCATATCCAGATCTTTTACAAAAGCATTGAACTGGATCTTTACCCCTTTTTCCTTCAACCACCGTCCCAACGGGGTAACAAAGGAATCATACTGATTATATTTCGGAAAAATGAGTGACGACAAATCATGCAGGCCATCGATGGCGTGCAGGAAGCGGTGCATATACACTTAAACTCCAGCAAACTGTGCCAGTTTTCGAAAGCGAACATGGTGCGCCAGAATGTCCAGAAGTTACTTTCCAGGAAGCTTTTACCGAAATACGCTTCAATGGTGATATCATCCAGTTCTTCCTTCTTCTTCAGCAGCAGTTTTATCAATGTCAGCTGATCTTTTTTATTCAATCCAAATTTGCTGAAGTCTTTCACTTTTCCCTGCTCATGGATCAGTCTTGCAATGGAATAGTTAGAATCGTTATCGTTTACAAGGCGATACTCGTCCAGCACACTATAGGGAGCCGGCATTTCCAGGGCTGGTATATCCTGGAAAATATCCCAAAGATTCTCATAGGTGCAATCCATTTCGCGTCCTCCGCGGATAATGTATCCGTCCTGGGGGTTGCCCGCACCGTCGAGCGAACCGCCATCGATGTGCAATTGCTCAATGAAGGTGATGTTTTCCGGTGTGAAATGTCCGTCACGGATAAAGTAATAAGCAGCAGATAGCCCTGCAATGCCACTGCCCACGATATACACCCTGCTATCTTTATACGACCTGGTCGGGATACCTTTATTGCGTTGATAGTTCCCTATCTGATCAGAAAAAGGCATTGACTTCTCCGGTGTATTTCTCGGCGTTTCTTTACTGGCATCCGGTTGATGGTCAACTTTTCCGTAGATGTCAGAAGCCTGGATAAGGTTTTCGAATTTTGAGGTGATGTTATTCATTCCCGTCACATTTTTGATTAACAATACAAAGTCAGAATTATACCTAAGGTCGCCAATATCTTCAAATTCGCCAATTTTGTATGGAAATAACGAGGGATGTTTTCTATATTCCCCTTCCCTGCCCCTTCTCTAGGAATTTCCACATTTATTTATTTAAATTGCTGTGGTAAACTGCCACGTTTTGAATACGATAGCTGCTCTAAAACAAGGTAACCTTTTAGTGTTTAATGAAGTCTATTATTCCTGGCACAAAAGGATCTATTATTTTATTCTCCAAAAAACCAGGTCATCCTTCATTGCGGAAGAGGTGACGCAGCTCACATTCATCAAATGCTGGAACTACCGGGAAAATCTCGCGGACGACCTTAATATAGAGTTACAGCTGTTCCGCATTGCCCGCACCACGCTGATCGACTTTCTCCGCAAAGAAACCGTTTATAAGGAAAAGGTGATCCATGTCATCGACAAGTACACCCTGCCGGTAGATGACCTCTGGGGGAAGCTGGCGGAAAAGGAACTACAGGTGAAGCTGGCGAATGCCTTGAAAGAAATGCCACCGATGCGCCGTAAGGTATTCGAAATGAGCCGCTTTAAAGGCATGAGCTACCAGCAGATCGCACAGGAACTTTCCCTGTCGTCCAGAACTGTGGAAACACATATTTTCCAGGCCATCAAACAAATAAAACATTATCTCGGGCTTATACTCTCTCTCCTGGCCTATTTTGGCCGGTTTTGAAATATTTTTGAATTCGACTACGTAGTTCGCGCAGCACAAACGTATTACTTATCTATCAGCCATAATATTATATGATAAATGATGAATTACTGAAACGGTTCTTCAACAATCAATGCACACCGGAAGAGGCCCGCAGCGTAGCCAACTACCTGCAGGAGCATCCTGATATGCTGGAGAAATACCTGCCGGAGGCCGAATTCCTGCAATTACAGGAAGAAGGCCACTTCCCGGAGACCGTTTCCCAACAATGGCTAAAAAATATTCATCAACAAACCGTATCGGCCAATAACCGGAAGAAATGGACTAAACGACTGGCCATCGCCGCGGTCGCCACCGGCGTACTGATTGGCGGAACGATGTTCCTGCGCCAGCGCAATCATCAAAAAATAGCTGCTGTGAATCCGGGAACAACAATTACCATTCCTTCCGAACAACAGCAACTGACCACCAACACCAGCCAAAAAACCATGGCAATCGTACTGCCAGATGGTTCTGTAGTACAGCTGCTGCCGGCAGCCACGATCGTATATAACAAACAATTCAGGGAAAACAGGAGCATTTACCTGACAGGAGAAGCCGATTTTACTGTTGCCGCCGATAAAGCACATCCCTTCGTAGTGTACAGCGACGAACTATATACCACCGCACTGGGTACCTTTTTTCATGTGAAAGCCATCCCCGGGGAAGATATGATCAGCGTAAGACTGAACAGCGGGAAAGTAATGGTGCAGGGATCCGTCAATAAAAAGAAAGTCATCAGCGATATAATACTTACGCCCGGCAAAGAGCTCAACTACTACCGCAAAACAGGCAAAGCTGTTGTGTTTGACTTCAATACCAGGGGTGCCGACGTACTGGTAAAAGCCGGCAATAACGGCGCCGGGTATACGAAGCCGGACTGGTATAAATTTAATAATCAACCAATGTCGCAGGTATTGGATCAGTTGAGTAATTATTATGGAATAGCCATCTATTATTATCCTTCAGATGTTATAGAGATTTATTTCGATGGTAAATTTGAAAAAACAGACTCGCTGGAGAAAATCCTGACTGATTTAACGCTTCCCAATAATCTGAAGCTGATCCGGAATGATAGCGGATTTATAATTAAGAGGAAATAATTCATCATTATAGTTCTATACCAAAAACGGGCGCTTTGAGCTCCCCGGGGCTTGCTATGCCCTGCACATTAAAAACACGTTCCAGTTATGAAGATGTTCTATCGACCAAAATGGCGCCTGTTCCTGTTACTTGTCATGTTGATATCAGGCGTTTCAATGAGCACCCAGGCCCAGCACCGCATGCAGGTGACCGGCACCGTGCATACCGATCTGGGAGACCTTCTCCCCAATGCCTCTGTGGTGGCGCTCAATGAAAAAACAAAGTATACCGCCGGCGTGGTTACTGACAGCAATGGCGTATTCCGTTTCTCCGGATTACCGCCGGAAGGAAAATACTCCTTCAGCGTTTCTTATGTAGGTTTTGAAACCCAGCGACTAACCAACGTATCACTGAAATCGGGCGCCACGCTGACGTTTTCTGTACGTCTCGTCAAAACCGTATCTGCGCTGAACGACATTGTGGTGATCGGTTACGGTACCGCCAGAAAGAAAAATGTGGTGGGCGCCTTCAACGTTGTAACGGTGAAAGAAGCCGGTGCGGTAAATGCCACCACCCCGGCGCAGCTGCTCATTGGTAAAGCCGCCGGCGTACAGGTGTTGCAAAACAACGGCACTGCCGACGCAAATGCCCAGATCATCATCAGGGGTACCGGCAGCTTCACCGATATCAATCCCCTGTATGTTATAGATGGCATCCAGGGCTCTAAAAGTCTTTTCAATACGCTCAGTCCCCAGGATATAGAAAGCATCACCATTCTGAAAGATGCAGCTTCCACCGCTATCTATGGCTCCGCAGCAGCCAATGGCGTGGTGATCATCACTACCAAAAAAGGAAAGACCGGCCCTCCCCGCGTCAGCTTTACCTCTCAGTGGGGCGTCGCCAAAGCGTGGAAACAACTGCACCTGCTCAATACAGCGCAATATGTGGATGCACTGAAGGATCTTGCCGCTACCAAGAATACCGTGCTACCCGCAAAATTCAACTCCCCCGGGGTTTTACAAGACAGCACCAACTGGCAGGATGCCGTCTTCCGTAACGCCCTGGTATCAGAAAATGATCTGAATATCAGCGGCGGTGGCGAAAAGGTAAACTATAGTGTATCTGCTACTTATATCGATCAGCAGTCGATCTTAAATAATGCTACCAACAAACGCTTCCAGGCACGCGTAGGCCTCGAAGAAAACCTGGGCCGGTTCCGGTTTACGCAAAACGTTATTGTCAGGCAATATGTGGGCAAAGGCTACAATGCCAATATCATCAATGCTATACAATACGCTCCCTATAAACCGATCCTGGATCCTTCTATCTCAGGCGGATATTCTATCCTCTCCAACATCAATGACTTCAGCAATGCTGATAATCCAATGCAGGAAATTGCGATGAAAAGCCAGACTACCAAATCACTGGCTTTCTTCCCGCAGCTATCAGGAGAAGTGCGTATCATCGATGGATTAAAATTCCGTTCGCAATTCGCAGCGGAAGTAAACTCCAACCGGAGTAACAGCTATCAGCAACAGTACCAGTCGTCCAATTTCCTGAACCAGGCGCGCCAGTCGACGCTGAGTTTTACGGAAAGCTCCTACTATATGCTGGAAAACTACCTGTCGTACGACAAACTACTCGGTAAACACCAGTTCTCGCTGATCGCCGGGCAGAGTTATATTGATCCGGGCATCACCAACGGTTCTACCATCAAGGGTACCGGGCAACCTAACGATAATCTCATCAACGTGGTGGCAGCGTCTTCCCAGGCGGTCACCAATACTTATTCCAACTATGCACGCCCTTCTGTGATCTCCTACTACGGCCGGTTAAATTATACATATAATGATAAGTATATATTCACCTCCAGCTATCGCAGGGATGGCGCCTCTAACTTTGGTCCTAATTACCGGTACGGCAATTTCGCGGCCGCAGGTTTATCCTGGCGCTTTTCAGAAGAGCCATTTATAAAAAATGTGCTCCCGGT
The genomic region above belongs to Chitinophaga sp. 180180018-3 and contains:
- a CDS encoding sigma-70 family RNA polymerase sigma factor, with the protein product MNTIAALKQGNLLVFNEVYYSWHKRIYYFILQKTRSSFIAEEVTQLTFIKCWNYRENLADDLNIELQLFRIARTTLIDFLRKETVYKEKVIHVIDKYTLPVDDLWGKLAEKELQVKLANALKEMPPMRRKVFEMSRFKGMSYQQIAQELSLSSRTVETHIFQAIKQIKHYLGLILSLLAYFGRF
- a CDS encoding FecR family protein; this encodes MINDELLKRFFNNQCTPEEARSVANYLQEHPDMLEKYLPEAEFLQLQEEGHFPETVSQQWLKNIHQQTVSANNRKKWTKRLAIAAVATGVLIGGTMFLRQRNHQKIAAVNPGTTITIPSEQQQLTTNTSQKTMAIVLPDGSVVQLLPAATIVYNKQFRENRSIYLTGEADFTVAADKAHPFVVYSDELYTTALGTFFHVKAIPGEDMISVRLNSGKVMVQGSVNKKKVISDIILTPGKELNYYRKTGKAVVFDFNTRGADVLVKAGNNGAGYTKPDWYKFNNQPMSQVLDQLSNYYGIAIYYYPSDVIEIYFDGKFEKTDSLEKILTDLTLPNNLKLIRNDSGFIIKRK
- a CDS encoding TonB-dependent receptor, with the protein product MKMFYRPKWRLFLLLVMLISGVSMSTQAQHRMQVTGTVHTDLGDLLPNASVVALNEKTKYTAGVVTDSNGVFRFSGLPPEGKYSFSVSYVGFETQRLTNVSLKSGATLTFSVRLVKTVSALNDIVVIGYGTARKKNVVGAFNVVTVKEAGAVNATTPAQLLIGKAAGVQVLQNNGTADANAQIIIRGTGSFTDINPLYVIDGIQGSKSLFNTLSPQDIESITILKDAASTAIYGSAAANGVVIITTKKGKTGPPRVSFTSQWGVAKAWKQLHLLNTAQYVDALKDLAATKNTVLPAKFNSPGVLQDSTNWQDAVFRNALVSENDLNISGGGEKVNYSVSATYIDQQSILNNATNKRFQARVGLEENLGRFRFTQNVIVRQYVGKGYNANIINAIQYAPYKPILDPSISGGYSILSNINDFSNADNPMQEIAMKSQTTKSLAFFPQLSGEVRIIDGLKFRSQFAAEVNSNRSNSYQQQYQSSNFLNQARQSTLSFTESSYYMLENYLSYDKLLGKHQFSLIAGQSYIDPGITNGSTIKGTGQPNDNLINVVAASSQAVTNTYSNYARPSVISYYGRLNYTYNDKYIFTSSYRRDGASNFGPNYRYGNFAAAGLSWRFSEEPFIKNVLPVLSEGKLSANWGQTGNNNIPNFLNTAKTYQGTPGGALVYSLGSTKTFVSGTTLTTLSNPDLRWEQTNQTDIGIDLAFLKNRLTIEADWYDRKSTGLLVTTLLPASIGVSPTGTQPKKTVNAANARNRGFELAIGYKDKINDNLSFNVSVNGSVNHNEVLSLGDQFSAPIQAGAFMPVPATTYTAAGSAIGSFYGYRVDHVAKDAAEIDALNQAAAKKTGNPNAKYQDGLLPGDFIYKDIDGDGMVTAKDQQILGSAIPKYVYGINAGITYKNFDLNLVLSGVAGNKLLNGLKLNTDFMSTGHNAGTDILDRWRKPGDVAALPRIGQNVTGNGNLRPSDWWLEDGSYLRLRNITIGYNAPVAMLNTITRNTLKSLRIYVAAQNLLTITKYTGYDPEVAGDYLFARGIDLGQVPQPRTFLAGIQLGF